From Ictidomys tridecemlineatus isolate mIctTri1 chromosome 2, mIctTri1.hap1, whole genome shotgun sequence, the proteins below share one genomic window:
- the Pitpnm2 gene encoding membrane-associated phosphatidylinositol transfer protein 2 isoform X6 translates to MIIKEYRIPLPMTVEEYRIAQLYMIQKKSRNETYGEGSGVEILENRPYTDGPGGSGQYTHKVYHVGMHIPGWFRSILPKAALRVVEESWNAYPYTRTRFTCPFVEKFSIDIETFYKTDAGENPDVFSLSPVEKNQLMTDFIDIVKDPVPPNEYKAEEDPKLFQSTKTHRGPLSDNWIEEYKKQLLPVMCAYKLCKVEFRYWGMQSKIERFIHDTGLRRVMVRAHRQAWCWQDEWYGLSMENIRELEREAQLMLSRKMAQFSEDEGATELAKDQDTQDQASGVPPEPSSSHGEPLVGRGLKKQWSTSSKSSRSSKRGASPSRHSISEWRMQSIARDSDESSDDEFFDAHEDLSDSEEMFPKDITKWSSNDLMDTIESPEPEDTQESLYGQSSPEFRVASSVEQLNIIEDEVSQPLAAPPSKIHVLLLVLHGGTILDTGTGDPSSKQGDANTIANVFDTVMRVHYPSALGHLAIRLVPCPPVCADAFALVSNLSPYSHDEGYLSSSQDHIPLAALPLLATSSPQYQEAVATVIQRANLAYGDFIKSQEGVTFSGQVCLIGDCVGGILAFDALCHSNQPVSESQSSSRRGSVVSVQDAELLSPGTLGNAAHGSSGSGGGGSSLESSRHLSRSSTDIPRSTGAEDSRRQLPRKRSDSSTYELDTIQQHQAFLSSLHASVLRNEPGSRRSSSSTMLDGAGALGKFDFEIADLFLFGCPLGLVLALRKTVIPALDVFQLRPACQQVYNLFHPADPSASRLEPLLERRFHALPPCSIPRYQRYPLGDGCSTLLDALQTHNVVFQEHAAPSSPGTAPTSRGYRRASEISIASQVSGLAESYTASSIAQKAPSALSHTPSVRRLSLLALPSPPPATPGPHPRASPSLDRAPFLLGVDFGEVAAKWWGQKRIDYALYCPDALTAFPTVALPHLFHASYWESTDVVSFLLRQVMRHDSSSILELDGKEVSVFTPSQPREKWQRKRTHVKLRNVTANHRISDAVANEDGPQVVTGRFMYGPLDMVTLTGEKVDVHIMMQPPSGEWLYLDTLVTNSSGRVSYTIPETHRLGVGVYPIKMVVRGDHTFADSYITVLPKGTEFVVFSIDGSFAASVSIMGSDPKVRAGAVDVVRHWQDLGYLIIYVTGRPDMQKQRVVAWLAQHNFPHGVVSFCDGLVHDPLRHKANFLKLLISELHLRVHAAYGSTKDVAVYSSISLSPMQIYIVGRPTKKLQQQCQFITDGYAAHLAQLKYNHRARPARNTATRMALRKGSFGLPGQGDFLRSRNHLLRTISAQPSGPSRLERTQGQADCEQRGQRSMSMAASCWGRTMTGRLDPGTATGPK, encoded by the exons GTTCACCTGCCCTTTCGTGGAGAAGTTTTCCATCGACATCGAAACCTTTTATAAAACCGATGCTGGGGAGAACCCGGACGTCTTCAGCCTGTCTCCTGTGGAAAAGAACCAGCTGATGACAG ACTTCATCGACATCGTCAAGGACCCTGTGCCGCCCAACGAGTACAAGGCCGAAGAGGACCCCAAGCTGTTCCAGTCAACCAAGACCCACCGCGGGCCACTGTCTGACAACTGGATTGAGGAGTACAAGAAGCAGCTGCTGCCCGTCATGTGTGCCTACAAGCTCTGCAAGGTGGAGTTCCGCTACTGGGGCATGCAGTCCAAGATAGAGAGGTTCATCCACGACACCG GCCTGCGGCGGGTCATGGTGCGGGCCCACAGGCAGGCCTGGTGCTGGCAGGATGAGTGGTACGGGCTGAGCATGGAGAACATCCGGGAGCTGGAGAGGGAGGCGCAGCTCATGCTATCCCGCAAGATGGCCCAGTTCAGTGAAGACGAGGGGGCTACCGAGCTCGCCAAGGACCAGGACACCCAGGACCAGGCATCCGGGGTGCCCCCTGAGCCCAGCAGCAGCCACGGGGAGCCCCTGGTGGGGCGTGGCCTGAAGAAGCAGTGGTCCACGTCTTCTAAATCGTCACGGTCATCCAAGAGGGGAG CCAGCCCTTCCCGCCACAGCATCTCGGAGTGGAGGATGCAGAGTATTGCCAGGGACTCTGACGAGAGCTCAGACGACGAGTTCTTTGATGCCCATG AGGACCTGTCTGACTCGGAGGAGATGTTCCCCAAGGACATCACCAAGTGGAGCTCCAACGACCTCATGGACACCATTGAGAGCCCAGAGCCAGAGGACACACAGG AGAGTCTGTACGGCCAGAGCAGCCCAGAGTTCAGGGTGGCCTCCAGCGTGGAGCAGCTGAACATCATCGAG GACGAAGTCAGCCAGCCACTGGCTGCACCGCCCTCCAAGATCCACGTGCTGCTGCTGGTGCTGCACGGAGGCACCATCCTGGACACGGGCACCGGGGACCCCAGCTCCAAGCAGGGAGACGCCAACACCATCGCCAACGTGTTTGACACCGTCATGCGTGTGCACTACCCCAGCGCCCTGGGCCACCTTGCCATCCGCCTGGTGCCCTGCCCCCCTGTCTGCGCCGACGCCTTCGCCCTCGTCTCCAA ccTCAGTCCCTACAGCCACGATGAGGGCTACCTGTCCAGCAGTCAGGACCACATCCCCCTGGCCGCCCTGCCTCTGCTGGCCACTTCCTCACCTCAGTACCAGGAGGCAGTTGCCACAGTGATTCAGAGGGCCAACCTGGCCTACGGGGACTTCATCAAGTCCCAAGAGGGCGTGACCTTCAGTGGGCAG GTCTGCCTGATTGGGGACTGCGTTGGGGGCATCCTAGCATTTGATGCCTTGTGCCACAGCAACCAGCCAGTGTCTGAGAGTCAGAGCAGCAGCCGCCGTGGCAGCGTGGTCAGCGTGCAG GATGCTGAGCTGCTGTCCCCGGGCACCCTGGGGAATGCAGCCCACGGCTCCAGTGGCAGTGGCGGCGGTGGCTCCAGCCTGGAGAGCAGCCGGCACCTGAGCCGCAGCAGCACCGACATCCCCCGCAGCACTGGTGCCGAGGACTCCAGAAGGCAGCTGCCCCGCAAGAGAAGCGACTCATCCACCTACGAGCTGGACACCATCCAGCAGCACCAGGCCTTCCTGTCCAG CCTGCATGCCAGTGTGCTGAGGAACGAGCCCGGCTCCCGCCGCTCGAGCAGCTCCACCATGCTGGATGGCGCCGGCGCCCTGGGCAAGTTTGACTTTGAAATCGCAGATCTCTTCCTCTTCGGGTGCCCACTGGGGCTGGTCCTGGCTTTACGGAAAACCGTCATCCCTGCCCTGGATG TTTTCCAGCTGCGGCCAGCCTGCCagcaagtctacaacctcttccaCCCCGCCGACCCCTCTGCCTCCCGCCTGGAGCCCCTGCTGGAGCGCCGCTTCCATGCCCTGCCACCCTGCAGCATTCCCCGCTACCAGCGCTACCCGCTGGGGGACGGCTGCTCCACGCTGCTGG ATGCACTCCAGACTCACAACGTGGTCTTCCAAGAGCACGCAGCCCCCTCGTCGCCCGGCACGGCCCCCACCAGCCGTGGCTACCGCAGAGCCAGCGAGATCAGCATCGCCAGCCAGGTGTCAGGCCTGGCCGAGAGCTACACGGCGTCCAGCATCGCCCAGA AGGCCCCCTCAGCGCTCAGCCACACCCCCAGCGTCAGGCGCCTGTCCCTGCttgccctgccctccccaccccccgccaCCCCAGGGCCCCATCCCCGGGCGAGCCCCAGCCTGGACAGGGCCCCCTTCCTCCTTGGCGTGGACTTCGGAGAAG TTGCTGCTAAGTGGTGGGGCCAGAAGCGGATCGACTATGCCCTGTACTGCCCCGACGCCCTCACGGCCTTCCCCACGGTGGCCCTGCCCCACCTCTTCCACGCTAGCTACTGGGAGTCAACGGATGTGGTGTCCTTCCTACTCAGACAG GTCATGAGGCATGACAGCTCCAGCATCTTGGAGCTGGATGGCAAGGAGGTGTCGGTGTTCACCCCCTCACAGCCCAGAGAGAAGTGGCAGCGCAAGAGGACACATGTGAAGCTGCGG AACGTGACGGCCAACCACCGGATCAGTGACGCAGTTGCCAACGAGGACGGCCCACAAGTTGTGACAGGCCGGTTCATGTATGGGCCCCTGGACATGGTCACCCTAACCGGGGAGAAG GTGGACGTGCACATCATGATGCAGCCACCCTCAGGTGAGTGGCTATACCTGGACACACTGGTGACCAACAGCAGTGGGCGTGTCTCCTACACGATCCCCGAGACACACCGGCTGGGAGTGGGGGTCTACCCCATCAAGATGGTGGTCAG GGGAGACCACACGTTTGCTGACAGCTACATCACTGTGCTGCCCAAGGGCACGGAGTTTGTGGTCTTCAGCATCGACGGCTCCTTTGCCGCCAGCGTGTCCATCATGGGCAGTGACCCCAAGGTGCGGGCCGGGGCCGTGGATGTGGTGCG GCACTGGCAGGACCTGGGCTACCTCATCATCTATGTGACGGGTCGGCCAGATATGCAGAAGCAGCGGGTGGTGGCATGGCTGGCCCAGCACAACTTCCCCCACGGTGTGGTGTCCTTCTGTGACGGCCTGGTGCACGATCCACTGCGGCACAAGGCCAACTTCTTGAAGCTGCTCATCTCTGAG CTGCACCTGCGCGTGCATGCGGCCTACGGCTCCACGAAGGATGTGGCGGTCTACAGCTCCATCAGCCTGTCCCCCATGCAGATCTACATTGTGGGCCGGCCCACCAAGAAGCTGCAGCAGCAGTGCCAG TTCATCACGGACGGCTACGCAGCCCACCTGGCCCAGCTCAAGTACAACCACCGGGCACGGCCAGCCCGCAACACCGCCACCCGCATGGCACTACGCAAGGGCAGCTTCGGCCTTCCTGGCCAGGGGGACTTCCTGCGTTCCAGGAACCACCTGCTCCGCACCATCTCAGCTCAGCCCAGTGGCCCCAGCCGACTCGAGCGGACGCAGGGCCAAGCAGACTGTGAACAGCGAGGCCAGCGCAGCATGAGCATGGCGGCCAGCTGCTGGGGCCGCACCATGACAGGCCGGCTTGATCCAGGGACAGCCACGGGCCCCAAGTAG
- the Pitpnm2 gene encoding membrane-associated phosphatidylinositol transfer protein 2 isoform X3, whose amino-acid sequence MIIKEYRIPLPMTVEEYRIAQLYMIQKKSRNETYGEGSGVEILENRPYTDGPGGSGQYTHKVYHVGMHIPGWFRSILPKAALRVVEESWNAYPYTRTRFTCPFVEKFSIDIETFYKTDAGENPDVFSLSPVEKNQLMTDFIDIVKDPVPPNEYKAEEDPKLFQSTKTHRGPLSDNWIEEYKKQLLPVMCAYKLCKVEFRYWGMQSKIERFIHDTGLRRVMVRAHRQAWCWQDEWYGLSMENIRELEREAQLMLSRKMAQFSEDEGATELAKDQDTQDQASGVPPEPSSSHGEPLVGRGLKKQWSTSSKSSRSSKRGASPSRHSISEWRMQSIARDSDESSDDEFFDAHEDLSDSEEMFPKDITKWSSNDLMDTIESPEPEDTQESLYGQSSPEFRVASSVEQLNIIEDEVSQPLAAPPSKIHVLLLVLHGGTILDTGTGDPSSKQGDANTIANVFDTVMRVHYPSALGHLAIRLVPCPPVCADAFALVSNLSPYSHDEGYLSSSQDHIPLAALPLLATSSPQYQEAVATVIQRANLAYGDFIKSQEGVTFSGQVCLIGDCVGGILAFDALCHSNQPVSESQSSSRRGSVVSVQDAELLSPGTLGNAAHGSSGSGGGGSSLESSRHLSRSSTDIPRSTGAEDSRRQLPRKRSDSSTYELDTIQQHQAFLSSLHASVLRNEPGSRRSSSSTMLDGAGALGKFDFEIADLFLFGCPLGLVLALRKTVIPALDVFQLRPACQQVYNLFHPADPSASRLEPLLERRFHALPPCSIPRYQRYPLGDGCSTLLVETVQRNPELVLEGGPLAPLPHGDGFLETSIPVPALTWQDGPRQSLGCAESDALQTHNVVFQEHAAPSSPGTAPTSRGYRRASEISIASQVSGLAESYTASSIAQKAPSALSHTPSVRRLSLLALPSPPPATPGPHPRASPSLDRAPFLLGVDFGEVAAKWWGQKRIDYALYCPDALTAFPTVALPHLFHASYWESTDVVSFLLRQVMRHDSSSILELDGKEVSVFTPSQPREKWQRKRTHVKLRVDVHIMMQPPSGEWLYLDTLVTNSSGRVSYTIPETHRLGVGVYPIKMVVRGDHTFADSYITVLPKGTEFVVFSIDGSFAASVSIMGSDPKVRAGAVDVVRHWQDLGYLIIYVTGRPDMQKQRVVAWLAQHNFPHGVVSFCDGLVHDPLRHKANFLKLLISELHLRVHAAYGSTKDVAVYSSISLSPMQIYIVGRPTKKLQQQCQFITDGYAAHLAQLKYNHRARPARNTATRMALRKGSFGLPGQGDFLRSRNHLLRTISAQPSGPSRLERTQGQADCEQRGQRSMSMAASCWGRTMTGRLDPGTATGPK is encoded by the exons GTTCACCTGCCCTTTCGTGGAGAAGTTTTCCATCGACATCGAAACCTTTTATAAAACCGATGCTGGGGAGAACCCGGACGTCTTCAGCCTGTCTCCTGTGGAAAAGAACCAGCTGATGACAG ACTTCATCGACATCGTCAAGGACCCTGTGCCGCCCAACGAGTACAAGGCCGAAGAGGACCCCAAGCTGTTCCAGTCAACCAAGACCCACCGCGGGCCACTGTCTGACAACTGGATTGAGGAGTACAAGAAGCAGCTGCTGCCCGTCATGTGTGCCTACAAGCTCTGCAAGGTGGAGTTCCGCTACTGGGGCATGCAGTCCAAGATAGAGAGGTTCATCCACGACACCG GCCTGCGGCGGGTCATGGTGCGGGCCCACAGGCAGGCCTGGTGCTGGCAGGATGAGTGGTACGGGCTGAGCATGGAGAACATCCGGGAGCTGGAGAGGGAGGCGCAGCTCATGCTATCCCGCAAGATGGCCCAGTTCAGTGAAGACGAGGGGGCTACCGAGCTCGCCAAGGACCAGGACACCCAGGACCAGGCATCCGGGGTGCCCCCTGAGCCCAGCAGCAGCCACGGGGAGCCCCTGGTGGGGCGTGGCCTGAAGAAGCAGTGGTCCACGTCTTCTAAATCGTCACGGTCATCCAAGAGGGGAG CCAGCCCTTCCCGCCACAGCATCTCGGAGTGGAGGATGCAGAGTATTGCCAGGGACTCTGACGAGAGCTCAGACGACGAGTTCTTTGATGCCCATG AGGACCTGTCTGACTCGGAGGAGATGTTCCCCAAGGACATCACCAAGTGGAGCTCCAACGACCTCATGGACACCATTGAGAGCCCAGAGCCAGAGGACACACAGG AGAGTCTGTACGGCCAGAGCAGCCCAGAGTTCAGGGTGGCCTCCAGCGTGGAGCAGCTGAACATCATCGAG GACGAAGTCAGCCAGCCACTGGCTGCACCGCCCTCCAAGATCCACGTGCTGCTGCTGGTGCTGCACGGAGGCACCATCCTGGACACGGGCACCGGGGACCCCAGCTCCAAGCAGGGAGACGCCAACACCATCGCCAACGTGTTTGACACCGTCATGCGTGTGCACTACCCCAGCGCCCTGGGCCACCTTGCCATCCGCCTGGTGCCCTGCCCCCCTGTCTGCGCCGACGCCTTCGCCCTCGTCTCCAA ccTCAGTCCCTACAGCCACGATGAGGGCTACCTGTCCAGCAGTCAGGACCACATCCCCCTGGCCGCCCTGCCTCTGCTGGCCACTTCCTCACCTCAGTACCAGGAGGCAGTTGCCACAGTGATTCAGAGGGCCAACCTGGCCTACGGGGACTTCATCAAGTCCCAAGAGGGCGTGACCTTCAGTGGGCAG GTCTGCCTGATTGGGGACTGCGTTGGGGGCATCCTAGCATTTGATGCCTTGTGCCACAGCAACCAGCCAGTGTCTGAGAGTCAGAGCAGCAGCCGCCGTGGCAGCGTGGTCAGCGTGCAG GATGCTGAGCTGCTGTCCCCGGGCACCCTGGGGAATGCAGCCCACGGCTCCAGTGGCAGTGGCGGCGGTGGCTCCAGCCTGGAGAGCAGCCGGCACCTGAGCCGCAGCAGCACCGACATCCCCCGCAGCACTGGTGCCGAGGACTCCAGAAGGCAGCTGCCCCGCAAGAGAAGCGACTCATCCACCTACGAGCTGGACACCATCCAGCAGCACCAGGCCTTCCTGTCCAG CCTGCATGCCAGTGTGCTGAGGAACGAGCCCGGCTCCCGCCGCTCGAGCAGCTCCACCATGCTGGATGGCGCCGGCGCCCTGGGCAAGTTTGACTTTGAAATCGCAGATCTCTTCCTCTTCGGGTGCCCACTGGGGCTGGTCCTGGCTTTACGGAAAACCGTCATCCCTGCCCTGGATG TTTTCCAGCTGCGGCCAGCCTGCCagcaagtctacaacctcttccaCCCCGCCGACCCCTCTGCCTCCCGCCTGGAGCCCCTGCTGGAGCGCCGCTTCCATGCCCTGCCACCCTGCAGCATTCCCCGCTACCAGCGCTACCCGCTGGGGGACGGCTGCTCCACGCTGCTGG TCGAGACCGTGCAGAGAAACCCCGAGCTGGTCCTGGAGGGTGGCCCCCTGGCCCCTCTCCCCCATGGGGACGGCTTCCTGGAAACCAGTATCCCCGTTCCCGCGCTCACCTGGCAAGATGGGCCCCGCCAGAGCCTGGGCTGTGCCGAGT CAGATGCACTCCAGACTCACAACGTGGTCTTCCAAGAGCACGCAGCCCCCTCGTCGCCCGGCACGGCCCCCACCAGCCGTGGCTACCGCAGAGCCAGCGAGATCAGCATCGCCAGCCAGGTGTCAGGCCTGGCCGAGAGCTACACGGCGTCCAGCATCGCCCAGA AGGCCCCCTCAGCGCTCAGCCACACCCCCAGCGTCAGGCGCCTGTCCCTGCttgccctgccctccccaccccccgccaCCCCAGGGCCCCATCCCCGGGCGAGCCCCAGCCTGGACAGGGCCCCCTTCCTCCTTGGCGTGGACTTCGGAGAAG TTGCTGCTAAGTGGTGGGGCCAGAAGCGGATCGACTATGCCCTGTACTGCCCCGACGCCCTCACGGCCTTCCCCACGGTGGCCCTGCCCCACCTCTTCCACGCTAGCTACTGGGAGTCAACGGATGTGGTGTCCTTCCTACTCAGACAG GTCATGAGGCATGACAGCTCCAGCATCTTGGAGCTGGATGGCAAGGAGGTGTCGGTGTTCACCCCCTCACAGCCCAGAGAGAAGTGGCAGCGCAAGAGGACACATGTGAAGCTGCGG GTGGACGTGCACATCATGATGCAGCCACCCTCAGGTGAGTGGCTATACCTGGACACACTGGTGACCAACAGCAGTGGGCGTGTCTCCTACACGATCCCCGAGACACACCGGCTGGGAGTGGGGGTCTACCCCATCAAGATGGTGGTCAG GGGAGACCACACGTTTGCTGACAGCTACATCACTGTGCTGCCCAAGGGCACGGAGTTTGTGGTCTTCAGCATCGACGGCTCCTTTGCCGCCAGCGTGTCCATCATGGGCAGTGACCCCAAGGTGCGGGCCGGGGCCGTGGATGTGGTGCG GCACTGGCAGGACCTGGGCTACCTCATCATCTATGTGACGGGTCGGCCAGATATGCAGAAGCAGCGGGTGGTGGCATGGCTGGCCCAGCACAACTTCCCCCACGGTGTGGTGTCCTTCTGTGACGGCCTGGTGCACGATCCACTGCGGCACAAGGCCAACTTCTTGAAGCTGCTCATCTCTGAG CTGCACCTGCGCGTGCATGCGGCCTACGGCTCCACGAAGGATGTGGCGGTCTACAGCTCCATCAGCCTGTCCCCCATGCAGATCTACATTGTGGGCCGGCCCACCAAGAAGCTGCAGCAGCAGTGCCAG TTCATCACGGACGGCTACGCAGCCCACCTGGCCCAGCTCAAGTACAACCACCGGGCACGGCCAGCCCGCAACACCGCCACCCGCATGGCACTACGCAAGGGCAGCTTCGGCCTTCCTGGCCAGGGGGACTTCCTGCGTTCCAGGAACCACCTGCTCCGCACCATCTCAGCTCAGCCCAGTGGCCCCAGCCGACTCGAGCGGACGCAGGGCCAAGCAGACTGTGAACAGCGAGGCCAGCGCAGCATGAGCATGGCGGCCAGCTGCTGGGGCCGCACCATGACAGGCCGGCTTGATCCAGGGACAGCCACGGGCCCCAAGTAG